A window of Marinobacter salarius contains these coding sequences:
- the hemF gene encoding oxygen-dependent coproporphyrinogen oxidase — translation MSQHPFQHPDSHAVKQYLLGLQDQICERLAAVDGRGVFETDAWDRPEGGGGISRVITDGEVFEKGGVNFSHVMGETMPASATAHRPHLAGAPWQAMGVSLVMHPSNPYVPTSHANVRFFVATPEDAEPVYWFGGGYDLTPYYGFDEDCVHWHRVAKAACDPFGDQLYREYKHWCDNYFYLKHRDEPRGVGGLFFDDHNTGDFRRDFALMQSVGDSFIDAYEPIVARRKALAWGDRERDFQLYRRGRYVEFNLVYDRGTLFGLQSGGRTESILMSLPPLVRWEYAFVPEPGSEEARLTDYFLTGRDWLENVDA, via the coding sequence ATGTCTCAGCACCCTTTTCAGCACCCCGACAGCCATGCCGTGAAACAATACCTGCTTGGCCTGCAGGATCAGATCTGCGAACGGCTGGCTGCGGTCGATGGCAGGGGCGTTTTCGAAACCGATGCCTGGGACAGGCCCGAAGGCGGAGGTGGCATCAGCCGGGTGATCACCGATGGCGAGGTGTTCGAGAAAGGCGGTGTAAACTTCTCCCATGTGATGGGCGAGACCATGCCTGCGTCAGCCACCGCGCATCGGCCCCACCTGGCGGGTGCGCCCTGGCAAGCCATGGGGGTGTCTCTGGTCATGCACCCTTCGAACCCCTACGTACCCACGTCTCACGCCAACGTCCGGTTTTTTGTTGCGACCCCCGAGGATGCAGAGCCGGTCTATTGGTTTGGCGGGGGCTATGATCTTACGCCCTATTACGGCTTCGACGAGGATTGTGTCCATTGGCACCGGGTCGCGAAAGCCGCCTGTGATCCTTTCGGCGACCAACTCTATCGCGAGTACAAGCACTGGTGTGACAACTATTTCTACCTCAAGCACCGGGACGAACCCCGGGGCGTGGGAGGGTTGTTCTTCGACGACCACAACACCGGGGACTTCCGTCGTGATTTTGCCTTGATGCAATCTGTCGGGGACAGCTTTATCGATGCCTATGAGCCTATTGTGGCACGTCGCAAAGCCCTGGCCTGGGGTGATCGCGAGCGTGATTTCCAGCTTTATCGCCGCGGTCGCTACGTGGAGTTCAACCTGGTCTACGACCGGGGCACTCTGTTTGGCCTGCAGTCCGGTGGCCGTACCGAATCCATTCTGATGTCGCTGCCGCCGCTGGTGCGCTGGGAATATGCCTTCGTTCCGGAGCCCGGCTCGGAAGAAGCCCGGCTGACGGACTATTTTCTTACTGGACGGGATTGGCTGGAGAATGTCGATGCATAA
- a CDS encoding L-threonylcarbamoyladenylate synthase, whose amino-acid sequence MKSPQQPLSDWHLHCARRTVFGGGVIAYPTEAVWGLGCDPWDQDAVERVLSLKQRPMEKGLILVAASVDQVRFLLDPLPKQQQRQAMSHWPGPVTCLLPDVRKQIPQQVRGLHSSIAVRVSDHPVVRALCEAAGFPLVSTSCNPAGRQPARSSWQVRRYFEGQLDWLVPGELGGNRQPSRIIDIVSGKQLR is encoded by the coding sequence ATGAAATCACCACAGCAACCTTTGTCCGACTGGCACCTTCATTGCGCCCGCCGCACCGTCTTTGGTGGCGGGGTCATTGCCTATCCCACGGAAGCCGTCTGGGGGCTGGGTTGCGATCCGTGGGACCAGGACGCCGTTGAACGAGTCCTGTCGCTCAAGCAGCGCCCGATGGAGAAGGGACTGATCCTTGTGGCGGCGTCTGTCGATCAGGTACGGTTTCTGCTCGACCCGCTGCCGAAGCAGCAGCAGCGCCAGGCGATGAGTCATTGGCCCGGCCCGGTCACCTGTCTTCTGCCGGATGTCCGCAAGCAAATCCCTCAACAGGTTCGAGGTCTTCATAGCTCCATCGCTGTCAGGGTCAGTGACCATCCGGTTGTGCGCGCGCTGTGCGAGGCGGCCGGCTTTCCCCTGGTCTCTACCTCCTGTAATCCGGCAGGGCGCCAGCCGGCCCGAAGCTCCTGGCAGGTGCGTCGTTACTTCGAGGGCCAACTGGATTGGTTGGTGCCGGGAGAACTGGGCGGTAACCGTCAACCCAGCCGTATCATCGATATCGTCAGCGGAAAGCAACTGCGCTAG
- the dprA gene encoding DNA-processing protein DprA, with amino-acid sequence MPLATDSLSVPNLFQSEHGFWIFLSCLPKFGARRQQAILEQLPDFRQLLTHNAATLKALGLAAETIAALEAWRRQDNAHPVVANADGIYRNCLRTGTAILTIADADYPEPLRHIHDGPLVLYVRGDRSLLGRDQIGIVGSRNATRAGLEHARSFAAALGQKGLLVTSGLALGVDGAAHAGALDAGFPTVAVIGNGVDKPYPYRHRTLSERIAGEGVIVSEYPPGTSAKAGHFPRRNRIISGLSRGILVVEAGLKSGSLITARLALEQGREVFAIPGSVHNPLARGCHHLIRQGAKLVETVDDICEELGGWWTGQNEGNPSSVVMHGPATENLDSREIAVLEALGYDPQSTDDLCSVTGLPADQLMQSLLLLELQGLVDSAPGGFQRIA; translated from the coding sequence ATGCCCCTCGCTACCGACTCCCTGTCTGTCCCGAACCTGTTCCAATCGGAACACGGATTCTGGATATTCCTGTCCTGTCTGCCGAAATTCGGAGCCCGTCGTCAGCAGGCGATCCTCGAACAGCTTCCCGATTTCCGGCAACTCCTGACCCATAACGCCGCCACGCTGAAAGCACTGGGTTTGGCGGCGGAAACGATCGCTGCTCTCGAAGCATGGCGCCGCCAGGATAACGCTCACCCTGTGGTCGCCAACGCCGACGGCATATACCGGAATTGCCTGAGGACTGGCACGGCTATCCTGACCATCGCCGATGCCGACTACCCCGAGCCTCTCAGGCATATTCACGATGGGCCACTGGTGCTCTATGTGCGCGGTGATCGCTCCCTGCTGGGGCGCGATCAGATCGGTATTGTGGGGAGCCGCAACGCCACCCGGGCGGGGCTGGAACACGCCCGCTCCTTTGCCGCGGCGCTTGGCCAAAAAGGCCTGCTGGTGACCAGCGGGTTGGCTCTGGGGGTGGACGGCGCCGCCCATGCCGGCGCCCTGGATGCCGGCTTCCCGACCGTCGCGGTGATTGGCAATGGTGTTGATAAACCCTACCCCTATCGCCACCGCACGCTCAGTGAACGCATCGCCGGTGAGGGGGTGATTGTGTCCGAATACCCGCCGGGTACGTCCGCCAAGGCGGGCCATTTCCCCCGCCGAAACCGGATTATCAGCGGTCTCAGCCGTGGCATCCTGGTGGTGGAGGCGGGACTCAAAAGCGGCTCCCTGATCACCGCGCGACTGGCGTTGGAGCAGGGGCGGGAGGTCTTTGCCATTCCAGGCTCGGTCCACAATCCCCTGGCCCGTGGTTGCCATCACCTGATACGCCAGGGTGCGAAACTGGTGGAAACCGTGGACGATATCTGCGAGGAACTGGGCGGTTGGTGGACCGGTCAGAACGAGGGCAATCCCTCTTCGGTGGTCATGCATGGGCCGGCGACAGAAAACCTGGACTCCCGGGAAATCGCGGTGCTGGAGGCTTTAGGGTATGATCCGCAGTCAACCGATGATTTGTGTTCAGTGACCGGCCTTCCCGCCGATCAGTTGATGCAGTCGCTGCTTCTCCTGGAGTTACAGGGGTTGGTGGATTCTGCGCCGGGAGGGTTTCAACGGATTGCCTGA